A window from Aquabacterium sp. NJ1 encodes these proteins:
- a CDS encoding sterol desaturase family protein, which yields MLDDILITPVTDAFGQLQQWLFEAVVQPVMFALGMGNLLEDAYGATGWLLVGLIQLLLMLAVIAPLQRWRPVERGAHGAAVRADAIYTLVHRLGLFRVAMFFSVEPLLDALFGQARVSGLDGWQLDAVAALWWPGVTDTAWASFVLYLVVFDLVDYWIHRGQHHFDRWWALHAVHHSQRHMTMWSDNRNHLLDDLIRDLIIAFTARAIGVPPGQFVAVVAVTQLIENLSHANARVSFGWLGERLLVGPRFHRLHHAIGLGHEGAQPGTLGGCNFAVLFPVWDMLFDTARFDGHFEPTGIRDQLPEYGGRDYGTGFWAQQWLGLKRLLGDRT from the coding sequence ATGTTGGATGACATCCTGATCACGCCTGTGACCGATGCCTTCGGCCAGCTCCAGCAATGGTTGTTCGAGGCGGTGGTGCAACCTGTGATGTTCGCGCTCGGCATGGGCAATCTGCTGGAGGACGCTTACGGCGCCACGGGCTGGCTGCTGGTCGGTCTGATCCAGTTGCTGCTGATGTTGGCCGTGATCGCGCCTTTGCAGCGTTGGCGCCCGGTTGAGCGCGGCGCGCATGGTGCAGCCGTGCGGGCCGATGCGATCTACACCTTGGTGCACCGGTTGGGCCTGTTCCGTGTGGCCATGTTTTTCTCGGTCGAGCCCCTGCTGGATGCCTTGTTCGGGCAGGCGCGTGTCAGCGGGCTGGATGGCTGGCAGCTGGATGCCGTGGCGGCGCTCTGGTGGCCTGGCGTGACCGATACCGCCTGGGCGAGTTTTGTGCTTTACCTCGTGGTGTTCGACCTGGTGGACTACTGGATCCACCGCGGCCAGCACCACTTTGATCGCTGGTGGGCGCTGCATGCCGTGCACCACAGCCAGCGTCACATGACGATGTGGAGCGACAACCGCAACCATCTGCTCGATGACCTCATCCGCGACCTGATCATCGCGTTCACGGCCCGCGCCATTGGCGTGCCACCAGGGCAGTTCGTGGCCGTGGTGGCGGTGACGCAGCTGATCGAGAACCTGTCGCATGCCAATGCGCGCGTCAGCTTCGGCTGGTTGGGCGAGCGCCTGCTCGTCGGGCCGCGCTTTCATCGCCTGCACCACGCCATCGGGCTGGGGCACGAGGGGGCGCAACCCGGCACCTTGGGCGGCTGTAATTTCGCAGTGCTGTTCCCGGTGTGGGACATGCTGTTTGACACGGCCCGCTTTGACGGCCACTTCGAGCCCACCGGCATCCGCGACCAGTTGCCCGAATACGGTGGGCGGGATTACGGCACAGGCTTCTGGGCGCAGCAGTGGCTGGGCCTCAAGCGCCTGCTGGGCGATCGAACTTGA
- a CDS encoding polysaccharide deacetylase family protein, which translates to MHHAAEPRHQGLRLLLAGLLSLASSVAQAACDHPVYLTIDTGHMGVAPLIVDTLKRHDVKATFFLANERTQAVAGHPEGSTLDDTWAPWWKVLAAQGHDFGSHTWDHLSWKADEPGGFVLKGTAGPKAGQVQHLTASQYCAQLAQPAQRFLQMTGQPMRAIFRAPGGKTSPALIAAAKACGWQHVPWTSAGFLGDELPSDRYPNATLLRQALKRVHTGDILLMHLGIWSRQDAWAPAVLEPLIVGLKAKGLCFATLREHPDYAGAGKAPVQP; encoded by the coding sequence ATGCACCACGCGGCTGAGCCTCGTCACCAGGGCTTGCGCCTGCTGCTGGCAGGTCTGCTGTCGCTTGCGAGCAGCGTGGCGCAGGCCGCTTGCGATCACCCCGTCTACCTGACGATCGACACGGGCCACATGGGCGTGGCCCCTTTGATCGTGGACACGCTCAAGCGACATGACGTCAAGGCCACGTTCTTCCTGGCCAATGAACGCACGCAGGCCGTGGCAGGCCACCCCGAGGGCAGCACGCTGGATGACACGTGGGCACCTTGGTGGAAGGTGCTGGCCGCGCAGGGGCACGACTTCGGCTCGCACACCTGGGACCACCTGAGCTGGAAGGCCGATGAGCCAGGCGGATTTGTGCTCAAAGGTACGGCCGGGCCCAAGGCCGGGCAGGTGCAGCACCTGACGGCATCACAGTACTGCGCCCAGCTGGCGCAGCCCGCACAACGCTTTTTGCAGATGACGGGGCAGCCCATGCGCGCCATCTTCCGCGCACCGGGCGGCAAGACCTCGCCGGCCTTGATCGCCGCGGCCAAAGCCTGCGGCTGGCAGCACGTGCCCTGGACATCAGCCGGCTTTCTGGGTGATGAACTGCCCAGTGACCGCTACCCCAATGCCACGCTCTTGCGGCAGGCCTTGAAGCGCGTGCACACGGGCGACATTCTGCTGATGCACCTGGGCATCTGGTCTCGCCAGGATGCCTGGGCGCCCGCTGTGCTGGAGCCGCTCATCGTGGGCCTGAAAGCCAAGGGCCTGTGCTTCGCCACCTTGCGCGAGCACCCTGATTACGCCGGCGCAGGCAAAGCCCCCGTACAACCCTGA
- a CDS encoding YncE family protein translates to MRPLLARWQAQLGAQLCALGAVLLSAPAWSQGAKPPIFVLNSLDATISVVDPVSFQELRRLPTGKEPHHLYLTPDEKSLMVANALADSLTLVDPKTGQIQRVMEGIADPYQLRFSPNMKWFVTAANRLNHVDIYRSTPRAGGGVDLALAKRIATGKTPSHINIDSKSTVAYVSMQDSDELIAIDLATQTPRWKVPVGKLPADVFLTPDDKQLMIGLTGDSYVEVYDITGPKPVLSKRIKTGEGAHAFRAWGDKRHVLLSNRVANTISKIDMQSMSVVATYPAPGGPDCMDLLADGKTILVTSRWSRKLTLIDTVTQKVIRQVRVGRSPHGVWTLDHAPRG, encoded by the coding sequence TTGCGCCCCTTGCTGGCACGTTGGCAGGCACAACTTGGCGCGCAACTCTGCGCGCTTGGTGCCGTCCTGCTGAGTGCCCCGGCCTGGTCGCAAGGCGCCAAGCCCCCGATCTTCGTGCTGAACTCGCTGGACGCCACCATCAGCGTGGTGGACCCGGTGAGCTTCCAGGAGTTGCGCCGCCTGCCCACCGGCAAAGAGCCGCATCACCTCTACCTCACGCCCGATGAGAAGTCGCTGATGGTGGCCAACGCCCTGGCGGATTCGCTCACTTTGGTGGATCCGAAAACCGGCCAGATCCAGCGCGTGATGGAGGGCATTGCCGACCCGTACCAGCTTCGTTTCTCGCCCAACATGAAGTGGTTCGTGACGGCTGCCAACCGCCTGAACCACGTGGACATCTACCGTTCCACGCCTCGTGCCGGTGGCGGCGTGGACCTGGCCTTGGCCAAACGCATTGCCACCGGCAAGACCCCCAGCCACATCAACATCGACAGCAAGAGCACGGTGGCCTATGTGTCCATGCAGGACAGCGACGAGCTGATCGCCATTGACCTGGCCACGCAAACACCGCGCTGGAAGGTGCCCGTGGGCAAGCTGCCGGCCGATGTGTTCCTGACGCCGGATGACAAACAGTTGATGATCGGCCTGACTGGCGACAGCTATGTCGAGGTCTATGACATTACCGGGCCCAAGCCGGTGCTGAGCAAGCGCATCAAGACCGGGGAGGGCGCCCACGCCTTTCGAGCCTGGGGTGACAAGCGCCACGTGCTGTTGAGCAACCGTGTGGCCAACACCATCAGCAAGATCGACATGCAAAGCATGAGCGTGGTCGCCACTTACCCTGCGCCAGGTGGCCCGGATTGCATGGACCTGCTGGCCGATGGCAAGACCATCCTGGTCACCTCGCGCTGGTCCCGCAAGCTGACGCTCATCGACACCGTCACGCAGAAGGTGATCCGCCAGGTGCGCGTCGGGCGTTCGCCTCACGGCGTGTGGACGCTGGACCATGCACCACGCGGCTGA
- a CDS encoding TIGR00266 family protein, giving the protein MAMDVVDFEIKGAEMQFVEVELDPGEAAIGEAGSMMFMEAGIDMDTVFGDGSQQQGGIFGKLLGAGKRLITGESLFTTIYTNQGSGKKRVAFAAPYPGKILPMDLKQLGGTLICQKDAFLCAARGVSLGIAFQRKLGTGFFGGEGFIMQKLEGDGMAFVHAGGTVVRRELKAGETLLVDTGCVVAYTTGVDFDIQYVGKIKTALFGGEGVFLAKMTGPGHVWLQSLPFSRLASRIFAAAPQTGGGGREEGGLLGGLSAGGLLGSVLGGDNE; this is encoded by the coding sequence ATGGCCATGGATGTGGTGGATTTTGAAATCAAGGGCGCCGAGATGCAGTTCGTCGAGGTGGAACTGGACCCGGGCGAGGCCGCCATCGGGGAGGCGGGTTCCATGATGTTCATGGAAGCGGGCATCGACATGGATACGGTGTTTGGCGATGGCTCCCAGCAGCAGGGTGGGATCTTCGGCAAGCTGCTGGGTGCGGGCAAACGCCTGATCACGGGCGAGAGCCTGTTCACCACGATCTACACCAACCAGGGCAGCGGCAAGAAGCGCGTGGCATTTGCGGCGCCTTACCCGGGCAAGATCCTGCCCATGGACCTCAAGCAGCTGGGCGGTACCCTGATTTGCCAGAAAGACGCCTTCCTGTGCGCGGCGCGTGGCGTGTCGCTGGGCATCGCGTTCCAGCGCAAGCTGGGCACCGGTTTCTTCGGTGGCGAGGGCTTCATCATGCAGAAGCTCGAGGGTGACGGCATGGCCTTTGTGCATGCCGGCGGCACCGTGGTGCGCCGTGAACTGAAGGCTGGCGAAACCCTGCTGGTGGACACTGGTTGCGTGGTGGCCTACACCACCGGCGTGGATTTCGACATCCAGTACGTGGGCAAGATCAAGACGGCCCTGTTCGGTGGCGAAGGCGTGTTTCTGGCCAAGATGACCGGCCCGGGGCATGTCTGGTTGCAGAGCCTGCCGTTCTCTCGCCTGGCGTCACGCATCTTTGCTGCGGCGCCGCAAACCGGTGGTGGCGGCCGCGAAGAGGGGGGCTTGCTGGGGGGCTTGAGCGCAGGCGGCCTGCTGGGCTCCGTGCTGGGGGGCGACAACGAATAA
- a CDS encoding GGDEF domain-containing protein: protein MPHFEPLHLPTLTLVIGVVLFMAAAIMTLVGVTQRTYRGYWFWTAAQWANMVSALCLLVIADHPWLIPVSVILSLQWPLTMLAGMRQFYIRSNFRTPPMTDLALLLGGFALYIFIWRQNPNDVGARVATFSFVNIAFYLYTAWQVHSIRDWRQSPYLKAILFFLIVAVFFQIPRLLAALGSWGVPVADANHIQQPIVLIGLVAAVMFSVYMCLLLTYERTEQDLRESHRQLRIMADFDMLTQVPNRRHFNEMAAQTLRLSPPGSSALMVFNIDHFKQVNDESGHAGGDEALKLVASSARKILRSRDLVGRLGGDEFVALLPNTTINDALHVADRMVRQVDQGRTSLQQRPLSLSFGVVQIQPGETLPDATHRADQALQEAKRQGRGRAVAAEQEGEEGVFTTVRTLGINEA, encoded by the coding sequence ATGCCTCACTTCGAACCCCTGCACCTGCCCACACTGACACTGGTCATCGGTGTCGTGCTGTTCATGGCCGCCGCGATCATGACGCTGGTGGGGGTCACGCAACGCACCTACCGGGGCTACTGGTTCTGGACGGCGGCGCAATGGGCCAACATGGTCAGCGCCCTGTGCCTGCTGGTGATTGCGGATCATCCCTGGCTGATCCCCGTCTCCGTGATCCTGTCGCTGCAGTGGCCGCTGACCATGCTCGCCGGCATGCGCCAGTTCTACATCCGCAGCAATTTCCGCACACCCCCCATGACCGACCTGGCCTTGTTGCTGGGCGGTTTCGCCTTGTACATCTTCATCTGGCGCCAGAACCCCAACGATGTGGGCGCGCGCGTGGCCACGTTCAGCTTCGTGAACATCGCTTTCTACCTGTACACCGCCTGGCAAGTGCATTCCATCCGGGACTGGCGTCAGAGCCCCTACCTGAAGGCGATCCTGTTCTTCCTCATCGTCGCCGTCTTTTTCCAGATCCCGCGGCTGCTGGCTGCGCTCGGCAGCTGGGGCGTGCCCGTGGCGGACGCCAACCACATCCAGCAACCCATCGTGCTGATCGGCCTGGTCGCGGCCGTGATGTTCTCGGTCTACATGTGCCTGCTGCTGACCTACGAGCGCACCGAGCAGGACCTGCGTGAATCCCACCGGCAGCTGCGCATCATGGCGGACTTCGACATGCTCACGCAGGTCCCCAACCGCCGCCACTTCAACGAAATGGCCGCGCAAACGCTGCGCCTGAGCCCCCCCGGCTCGTCGGCGCTCATGGTGTTCAACATCGACCACTTCAAGCAGGTCAACGATGAGAGCGGCCATGCCGGTGGCGACGAGGCGCTCAAGCTGGTGGCCAGCAGCGCCCGCAAGATCCTGCGCAGCCGCGACCTGGTCGGGCGCCTGGGCGGTGACGAGTTCGTGGCCCTGCTGCCCAACACCACCATCAACGATGCCCTGCACGTGGCCGACCGCATGGTGCGCCAGGTGGACCAGGGTCGCACCTCGCTGCAACAGCGCCCCTTGAGCCTGAGCTTCGGCGTGGTGCAGATCCAGCCAGGCGAGACCTTGCCTGATGCCACCCACCGCGCCGATCAGGCCTTGCAGGAGGCCAAGCGCCAGGGCCGTGGCCGTGCCGTGGCGGCCGAGCAGGAAGGCGAAGAAGGCGTGTTCACCACCGTGCGCACACTGGGCATCAACGAAGCCTGA
- a CDS encoding NAD(P)/FAD-dependent oxidoreductase, with product MSKFDVVVIGAGAAGLFCAGVAGQRGLSVLLLDHASKVAEKIRISGGGRCNFTNREVTPANFLSENPHFCRSALAGFTPQHFLSLIERHGIAWHEKHKGQLFCDHSANDIIQMLLKECDAGGVVRRQPCAVQAVRPTGDASGQRARFELDTDAGQVEAHQVVIATGGLSIPKIGATDFGQKLAAQLGHRIVPLRPALVPLTFSAAQWAPFVSLAGVSLEVEISTPTATPEGGKRKKALPTTFLEDLLFTHRGLSGPGVLQISSYWQPGQALTINLAPQRDLADSLKQAKTGSRKQLSTQWGLALGDAVPQRLAQTWLTQQASSHPALKPDAALAELKDKDLDALGQAANAWSITPDGTEGYAKAEVTAGGVDTRDLSSRTMESKLVPGLHFIGEVVDVTGWLGGYNFQWAWASAMACARALEPSAAPQQD from the coding sequence ATGTCAAAGTTCGATGTCGTCGTGATCGGCGCGGGTGCCGCCGGTCTGTTCTGTGCCGGGGTGGCCGGCCAACGTGGCCTGAGCGTCCTGCTGCTGGACCACGCCAGCAAGGTGGCCGAAAAAATCCGCATCTCCGGCGGTGGCCGCTGCAACTTCACCAACCGTGAAGTCACCCCGGCCAACTTCCTGAGCGAGAACCCGCATTTCTGCCGCTCGGCCCTGGCCGGCTTCACGCCCCAACACTTTCTGAGCCTGATCGAGCGTCACGGCATCGCCTGGCACGAAAAACACAAGGGCCAACTGTTCTGTGATCACAGTGCCAACGACATCATCCAGATGCTGCTCAAGGAGTGCGATGCGGGTGGCGTGGTTCGCCGGCAACCGTGCGCCGTGCAGGCAGTCCGGCCTACTGGCGATGCCAGCGGTCAGCGCGCGCGTTTTGAGCTGGACACCGACGCGGGCCAGGTCGAAGCTCACCAGGTGGTGATCGCCACAGGCGGCCTGTCCATTCCCAAGATCGGCGCCACCGACTTCGGGCAAAAGCTGGCTGCCCAATTGGGACACCGCATCGTGCCGCTGCGCCCTGCCCTGGTCCCCCTGACCTTCTCCGCAGCCCAATGGGCACCATTCGTGTCGCTGGCGGGCGTCTCTCTGGAGGTGGAGATCAGCACCCCCACGGCGACACCAGAGGGCGGCAAACGCAAGAAGGCCTTGCCCACCACCTTCCTGGAAGACCTGCTTTTCACCCACCGCGGCCTGAGCGGCCCGGGCGTGCTGCAGATTTCCAGCTACTGGCAACCAGGCCAGGCGCTGACCATCAACCTGGCACCCCAGCGAGATCTGGCCGACAGCCTCAAGCAAGCCAAGACCGGCTCTCGCAAGCAGCTGTCCACGCAATGGGGGCTGGCCCTGGGCGACGCCGTGCCTCAGCGTCTGGCCCAGACCTGGTTGACGCAACAAGCATCGTCCCACCCAGCCCTGAAGCCCGACGCAGCCCTGGCCGAGCTCAAGGACAAGGATCTGGACGCCCTGGGCCAAGCGGCCAACGCCTGGTCCATCACACCCGACGGCACCGAGGGCTACGCCAAGGCCGAAGTCACCGCTGGTGGCGTGGACACCCGTGACCTCAGCTCCCGGACCATGGAGAGCAAGCTGGTGCCCGGCCTGCACTTCATCGGCGAGGTGGTGGACGTGACCGGCTGGCTGGGCGGCTACAACTTTCAATGGGCCTGGGCCAGCGCCATGGCCTGTGCCCGAGCGCTGGAGCCGTCCGCAGCGCCACAACAGGATTAA
- the ubiE gene encoding bifunctional demethylmenaquinone methyltransferase/2-methoxy-6-polyprenyl-1,4-benzoquinol methylase UbiE, which yields MSSTHFGFQQVDESQKAQRVRGVFDSVAGKYDIMNDLMSMGLHRLWKAYTIAASGVREGHKVLDIAGGTGDLSEAFAKRVGATGMVVHTDINEAMLATGRDRLLNAGIALPTTLCDAEKLPFPTGTFDIVTVAFGLRNMTHKDLALKEMCRVLKPGGRLLVLEFSKVAKPLEKAYDWYSFKVLPKLGQFIAGDAASYQYLAESIRMHPDQATLKGMMKEAGFGHVDVHNMTGGVVAMHMGIKC from the coding sequence ATGAGCAGCACGCACTTCGGTTTTCAGCAGGTTGACGAGTCCCAGAAGGCACAACGCGTTCGCGGTGTGTTTGACTCGGTCGCCGGCAAGTACGACATCATGAATGACCTGATGTCGATGGGTTTGCATCGCCTGTGGAAGGCCTACACCATCGCCGCCAGCGGCGTGCGTGAAGGCCACAAGGTGCTCGACATCGCGGGCGGCACGGGCGACCTGTCCGAAGCCTTCGCCAAGCGCGTGGGCGCCACCGGCATGGTCGTGCACACCGACATCAACGAAGCCATGCTGGCCACCGGCCGCGACCGCCTGCTCAATGCCGGCATCGCCCTGCCCACCACGCTGTGTGACGCTGAAAAACTGCCCTTCCCCACGGGCACCTTCGACATCGTCACCGTGGCCTTCGGCCTGCGCAACATGACGCACAAGGACCTGGCCCTCAAGGAAATGTGCCGCGTGCTCAAGCCAGGCGGCCGCCTGCTGGTACTGGAGTTCTCCAAGGTCGCCAAGCCGCTGGAAAAGGCCTACGACTGGTACTCGTTCAAGGTGCTGCCCAAGCTGGGCCAGTTCATCGCCGGCGATGCAGCCAGCTACCAGTACCTGGCTGAATCCATCCGCATGCACCCCGATCAGGCCACGCTCAAGGGCATGATGAAGGAAGCCGGCTTCGGCCATGTGGACGTGCACAACATGACCGGCGGCGTCGTGGCCATGCACATGGGCATCAAGTGCTGA
- a CDS encoding chalcone isomerase family protein, whose translation MNRLKSMAAALAFMMASTLATPCCAAHDVAGVHFDDQTSLGNQALVLNGAGVRVKMIIKVYAVGLYVPRKDTTSAAIINQPGPKSIRIVMLRDVSAEKLTEALMQGINDNVSQADRLSLQPRLDALEAAMRNAGEATKGSQIQLDYLPGIGTRVTMGGKPLGRDIAGEDFYRALLKIWLGERPSDRSLKGDLLGQS comes from the coding sequence ATGAACAGACTCAAGTCGATGGCCGCCGCGCTGGCCTTCATGATGGCCTCCACCCTGGCGACGCCGTGCTGTGCCGCACACGATGTGGCGGGTGTGCATTTCGATGATCAGACCAGTCTGGGCAATCAAGCCCTGGTGCTCAATGGCGCGGGCGTGCGCGTCAAGATGATCATCAAGGTGTACGCCGTGGGCCTGTACGTGCCACGCAAGGACACCACCTCGGCGGCGATCATCAATCAGCCTGGGCCCAAGAGCATCCGCATCGTGATGTTGCGCGATGTGTCGGCCGAGAAGCTGACCGAGGCGCTGATGCAGGGCATCAATGACAACGTGAGCCAGGCGGATCGCCTGAGCCTGCAGCCAAGGCTGGATGCGCTGGAAGCGGCCATGCGCAACGCGGGCGAGGCCACCAAGGGCTCGCAGATCCAGCTGGATTACCTGCCTGGCATCGGTACGCGCGTGACCATGGGTGGCAAGCCCCTGGGCAGGGACATTGCCGGCGAGGATTTCTACCGCGCTTTGCTCAAGATCTGGTTGGGTGAGCGGCCCTCGGACCGCAGCCTCAAGGGCGATCTGCTGGGGCAGTCCTGA
- a CDS encoding MerR family transcriptional regulator gives MTVEALSARTGVSVRNIRAYQTAGLMPPPRLQGRLGLYDVEHQGKLELIRDLRQQGFRLEAIKGMLEKTPEGAWSEYSLISELFSTTFFTVEAPKRKAIKEMAAHWHTTATPEQKERLARNGLYRPIGDDEFEMLSPALERIGIQLADLGVPLDTVLDLQDSLIKHTRAIAKSYVEELFLTMAQALAEAHREAKKQGTVVDPKVVESMKGLFERLRPLAIGSVSAAFPVVLQQEFDRSIQKQLKGR, from the coding sequence ATGACTGTCGAAGCACTTTCGGCACGAACCGGGGTCAGCGTCCGCAACATCCGTGCATACCAGACTGCCGGCCTGATGCCACCGCCCAGGCTCCAGGGCCGCCTGGGCTTGTACGACGTGGAACACCAGGGCAAGCTTGAACTCATCCGCGACCTGCGGCAACAAGGGTTCCGGCTGGAGGCCATCAAGGGCATGCTTGAAAAGACGCCCGAAGGTGCCTGGAGCGAATACTCGCTGATCAGCGAGTTGTTCTCAACCACGTTTTTCACAGTCGAGGCCCCCAAGCGCAAAGCCATCAAGGAAATGGCGGCACATTGGCACACCACGGCCACGCCCGAACAGAAAGAACGGCTGGCCCGCAACGGGCTGTACCGCCCCATTGGCGACGACGAGTTCGAAATGCTCAGCCCCGCGCTGGAGCGCATCGGCATCCAGCTGGCTGATCTGGGTGTGCCGCTGGACACCGTGCTGGACTTGCAGGATTCGCTGATCAAGCACACGCGGGCCATTGCCAAGTCCTACGTAGAGGAACTGTTCCTGACCATGGCGCAGGCCCTGGCGGAGGCGCACCGCGAGGCCAAGAAGCAAGGCACGGTCGTGGACCCCAAGGTGGTGGAGAGCATGAAGGGCTTGTTCGAGCGCCTGCGGCCTCTGGCGATTGGCTCGGTGAGCGCCGCGTTTCCGGTGGTGCTGCAGCAGGAGTTTGATCGCAGCATTCAGAAGCAGTTGAAGGGGCGGTAG
- a CDS encoding flavin reductase family protein codes for MTSTLTQQVEQAAPQPTHRVAVELAKAYRLLNHGPTVLVSAAHEGRRNVMAAAWNMPLDFNPPKVAVVIDKQTYTGALIEASGEFVLSVPPVALVHQVVAAGNQSGRDVDDKFEACGLRSAPASLVAAPLVEGCLAWLECRLLPEPAMAGRYDLFLAEVVAAWADPAVFSEGRWHFEHDAQRSLHHVAGGAFFATGEAVQA; via the coding sequence ATGACCTCCACCCTTACGCAACAAGTTGAGCAGGCAGCCCCTCAGCCAACGCACCGGGTGGCGGTGGAGCTGGCCAAGGCCTACAGGCTGTTGAACCATGGACCTACGGTGCTGGTCAGTGCGGCCCACGAGGGGCGTCGCAACGTGATGGCGGCCGCCTGGAACATGCCGCTGGACTTCAACCCACCCAAGGTAGCTGTGGTCATCGACAAGCAGACCTACACGGGGGCCTTGATCGAAGCCTCGGGCGAGTTTGTGCTGTCTGTGCCGCCTGTGGCGCTGGTTCATCAGGTGGTGGCTGCAGGCAACCAGTCTGGGCGTGATGTGGACGACAAGTTCGAGGCCTGTGGGCTGCGGTCTGCACCGGCCAGCCTGGTGGCCGCGCCATTGGTGGAGGGGTGCCTGGCCTGGCTGGAATGCCGTTTACTGCCCGAGCCGGCGATGGCTGGGCGCTATGACCTGTTTCTGGCAGAGGTAGTGGCAGCCTGGGCCGACCCTGCAGTGTTCAGTGAGGGGCGTTGGCACTTCGAGCACGACGCGCAGAGGAGCCTGCACCATGTGGCGGGCGGCGCCTTTTTTGCGACAGGCGAGGCTGTACAGGCTTGA
- a CDS encoding MerR family transcriptional regulator gives MDRVESALPPIPAKRYFTIGEVSELCLVKPYVLRYWEQEFVQLKPMKRRGNRRYYQHHEVLLIRRIRELLYEQGFTISGARNQLADMTVMAPAHDDFDGADELPASPAETAPRVPAGMLAHSLPSDGRAVRALQASAPAMADAAWMSPALPDLDKLSPDSVMALREALLSIRDLLS, from the coding sequence ATGGACCGCGTCGAGAGCGCCTTGCCGCCTATTCCTGCCAAGCGCTACTTCACCATTGGTGAGGTGAGCGAGTTGTGCCTGGTCAAGCCTTATGTGCTTCGTTACTGGGAGCAGGAGTTCGTCCAGCTCAAGCCCATGAAGCGCCGCGGCAACCGTCGCTATTACCAGCACCATGAGGTGTTGCTGATCCGACGCATTCGCGAGTTGCTGTACGAGCAGGGCTTCACCATCAGTGGCGCCCGCAACCAGTTGGCGGACATGACCGTGATGGCACCCGCTCATGACGATTTCGATGGTGCGGATGAGTTGCCAGCGAGCCCTGCGGAGACAGCGCCTCGCGTGCCGGCGGGCATGCTGGCTCACAGCCTGCCTTCGGATGGGCGTGCCGTGCGCGCCTTGCAGGCCAGCGCGCCGGCCATGGCCGATGCCGCCTGGATGAGCCCAGCCTTGCCTGATCTGGACAAACTGAGCCCGGACTCGGTCATGGCGCTGCGCGAGGCGCTGCTGTCCATCCGCGATTTGTTGTCTTGA
- a CDS encoding integration host factor subunit alpha, whose protein sequence is MNDKISDLTVLLPTIETPTLTKAELADMLFERLGLNKRESKDMVEAFFELVNDTLVQGTDVKLSGFGNFQIRRKAPRPGRNPRTGEAIPIKARNVVTFHASQKLKGMVQGDIPSGEDLE, encoded by the coding sequence ATGAATGACAAGATCAGTGATCTGACGGTGCTGTTGCCCACCATCGAGACCCCGACCCTGACCAAGGCCGAACTGGCCGACATGCTGTTCGAGCGCCTGGGCCTCAACAAGCGCGAGTCCAAGGACATGGTCGAGGCCTTTTTCGAACTGGTGAACGACACCCTGGTGCAGGGCACCGATGTCAAGCTGTCGGGCTTTGGCAACTTCCAGATTCGCCGCAAGGCGCCGCGCCCGGGGCGCAACCCGCGTACGGGCGAGGCCATTCCCATCAAGGCACGCAACGTGGTGACCTTCCATGCGAGCCAGAAGCTCAAAGGCATGGTGCAAGGTGACATTCCATCTGGTGAAGACTTGGAGTAA